The following coding sequences lie in one Sorghum bicolor cultivar BTx623 chromosome 6, Sorghum_bicolor_NCBIv3, whole genome shotgun sequence genomic window:
- the LOC110436584 gene encoding uncharacterized protein LOC110436584, translating to MRHGGAAVDVAWWRVTPRSGQRQPGSAAPGRCNGLEACSSGRTLPCLAACCSGTCRGMVTCSSGVTSSARMLAMTAFSVVRFGRGLLMPLFLGDQRPFGIGFSTSLRQSLCFQSLFYLTRRELVDKTILEKCLTKEHHFTKAVALLICLSRHGG from the exons ATGCGGCATGGTGGCGCGGCGGTAGATGTGGCCTGGTGGCGCGTGACTCCGAGATCTGGGCAGAGGCAGCCTGGTAGTGCTGCTCCGGGTAGATGCAACGGCTTGGAGGCGTGCAGCTCTGGGCGGACGCTGCCCTGCCTAGCAGCATGCTGCTCCGGCACATGCAGAGGCATGGTGACGTGTAGCTCTGGCGTGACAAGCTCTGCCAGGATGCTGGCGATGACGGCCTTCTCTGTGGTTAGATTTGGCAGAGGTCttctcatgcctttgtttttgggagaccAGAG GCCATTTGGAATAGGTTTCAGCACTAGTTTGAGGCAGTCGCTATGCTTTCAATCACTGTTCTATCTAACTA GAAGAGAATTGGTGGATAAAACAATATTGGAGAAGTGCTTGACCAAGGAACATCATTTCACCAAGGCGGTTGCATTGCTTATTTGCTTATCGCGGCATGGTGGATAG